One region of Desulfuromonadales bacterium genomic DNA includes:
- a CDS encoding SCO family protein, with protein sequence MESRCRSHLKVVTALVFFLTAALCFWTAPATAAADGGTIWGADYFPNVQLVTHEGKKVQFFDDLIKDKVVMINFIFTSCPDVCPLET encoded by the coding sequence ATGGAAAGCCGTTGCCGGTCGCATTTGAAGGTTGTCACCGCCCTCGTGTTTTTTCTCACCGCTGCGCTGTGTTTCTGGACAGCGCCCGCCACGGCTGCCGCTGATGGGGGCACCATCTGGGGGGCCGACTACTTCCCGAATGTCCAGTTGGTCACCCACGAAGGAAAAAAAGTGCAGTTCTTCGATGATCTCATCAAGGACAAGGTGGTGATGATCAACTTCATCTTCACCAGCTGTCCGGACGTCTGCCCGCTGGAGACTG
- a CDS encoding multicopper oxidase domain-containing protein produces MPADGAGITPPVADFFGPPPADDPSAFTDGIDNAVIETLPHANEGTLEGPNGALIDPGANNVVQEALQQPDGDFNVPTNSRPSPLFGALPFTQQMLRFEEFGTEPLSATGPVPANSFPAPVSSASGPAPAALESFLAQPGIAPFPSEFANTLDENPWKAQVASYLGRELEAPPAEGRPPGRGWAHQRWNEFFPQIFYKTAQAGARVNGGFRDSRQLHRYQAGEFGPGGLYHNTAGVPGTEGTTSGIAIRFHPAMPIQNPDALWTFDGTLPPKLLMVRYGQPVLMRHYNALPIDPSVNRGFGIHTISTHEHNGHNPAESDGYTNAFFFPGQFYDYRWPITLAGYDTINTSATDPRAAFPCSPGETLFVNDANPGRKTCQDGKIQIRGDWRETMSSHWFHDHMLDFTAQNVYKGNAAMMNYYSALDRGNEAFDDGVNLRFPSGTALPWGNRDYDVNVVVADKAWDQSGQLWFNIFNMDGFLGDQLLTNWLYKPYFEVRARSYRFRMLNGSVSRYMTIALVHQLDGEGGEIPGPPNSGISYNRVPFHLIANDGNIMEHSVAFDGTLGTNMGQLPTMSVGERYDIIVNFSQHGIQPGDRLYFVNVLEHSDGQRPGDRVTLEAILSGAYNPQLQDTTVPADGVPDAWIGGDPAVGPFLELRVQPYTGQDLSMDPSEFVVGGKKMIPLPIDRNDPALATARHRTFEFDKGGTDAAPWTIRVDEDIRSTADPRRISAAPQLSTGPTAAGFEGVGTLEIWSLVGGNGGWSHPIHIHFEEGVILSRDGQAPPEWERWARKDLYRIGREDDSSDEVVVAIRFREFAGSYMEHCHNTQHEDHAMLLRWDIEHPGQVQLMPTPLPTWDGVEYVDSAALPTFRTGDGVGPPL; encoded by the coding sequence ATGCCGGCAGACGGAGCCGGCATCACTCCTCCCGTCGCTGACTTCTTCGGCCCGCCCCCAGCGGATGATCCGTCTGCCTTCACCGACGGGATCGACAATGCTGTGATTGAAACGCTACCCCATGCCAATGAGGGGACCTTGGAGGGGCCGAATGGTGCCCTGATAGACCCGGGCGCCAACAACGTCGTGCAGGAAGCTCTGCAACAGCCCGATGGCGATTTCAACGTCCCGACCAACAGCCGGCCGAGCCCCCTGTTCGGCGCCTTGCCCTTCACCCAGCAGATGCTGCGTTTCGAAGAATTCGGCACTGAACCGCTCAGCGCGACCGGCCCGGTACCGGCCAATTCCTTCCCGGCACCCGTGAGTTCAGCGAGCGGACCGGCTCCCGCGGCACTGGAATCCTTCCTGGCACAGCCTGGGATCGCCCCTTTCCCCTCGGAATTCGCCAATACCCTCGATGAGAACCCCTGGAAAGCGCAGGTTGCATCCTACCTCGGCCGCGAGCTCGAGGCGCCGCCCGCTGAAGGCCGGCCGCCGGGACGCGGTTGGGCGCACCAGCGATGGAACGAATTCTTCCCGCAGATCTTCTACAAGACCGCTCAGGCTGGCGCACGGGTGAACGGCGGCTTCCGTGACAGCAGGCAGTTGCACCGCTACCAGGCTGGCGAGTTTGGCCCCGGCGGACTCTATCACAACACCGCGGGGGTGCCGGGCACCGAGGGAACAACCAGCGGCATCGCCATCCGCTTCCATCCGGCCATGCCGATCCAGAATCCCGATGCCCTCTGGACTTTCGACGGAACCCTGCCGCCCAAGCTCCTCATGGTGCGCTACGGGCAGCCGGTCCTGATGCGCCACTACAACGCGTTGCCCATCGACCCGTCGGTCAACCGCGGCTTCGGCATCCATACCATTTCTACCCATGAGCACAACGGCCACAATCCGGCCGAGAGCGACGGCTATACCAACGCCTTCTTCTTCCCGGGGCAGTTCTATGACTATCGCTGGCCGATTACACTCGCCGGCTACGACACCATCAACACCAGCGCGACCGATCCGCGGGCGGCCTTCCCCTGCTCGCCGGGCGAAACCCTCTTCGTCAACGACGCCAACCCGGGCAGGAAGACCTGTCAGGACGGGAAAATCCAGATCCGCGGCGACTGGCGCGAGACCATGAGCAGCCACTGGTTCCACGACCACATGCTCGACTTCACGGCGCAGAACGTCTACAAGGGGAACGCCGCGATGATGAACTACTACAGCGCTCTTGACCGCGGCAACGAGGCTTTCGACGACGGTGTAAACCTGCGCTTCCCGAGCGGCACGGCGCTGCCCTGGGGCAACCGCGACTACGATGTCAACGTGGTGGTCGCTGACAAGGCGTGGGACCAGAGCGGACAGTTGTGGTTCAACATCTTCAACATGGATGGCTTCCTGGGCGACCAACTGTTGACCAATTGGCTTTACAAGCCCTACTTCGAGGTGCGGGCTCGCAGCTACCGCTTCCGCATGCTGAACGGCTCGGTGTCGCGCTACATGACCATCGCCCTGGTGCATCAGCTTGACGGCGAGGGCGGCGAGATTCCCGGGCCGCCGAACTCCGGCATCTCCTACAACCGGGTTCCCTTCCATCTGATCGCCAACGACGGCAACATCATGGAACACTCGGTGGCCTTCGACGGCACCCTCGGCACCAACATGGGACAACTGCCGACCATGTCCGTTGGCGAGCGATACGACATCATCGTCAACTTCAGCCAGCATGGCATCCAGCCCGGTGATCGGCTATACTTCGTCAACGTGCTGGAGCACAGCGACGGACAGCGCCCGGGCGACCGGGTTACTCTTGAGGCTATCCTTTCCGGGGCCTACAATCCCCAACTGCAGGACACCACCGTCCCCGCCGACGGAGTGCCTGACGCCTGGATCGGCGGCGACCCGGCAGTCGGCCCGTTCCTGGAACTGCGGGTGCAGCCCTACACGGGTCAGGATCTGAGCATGGATCCGAGCGAATTCGTGGTGGGTGGCAAAAAGATGATCCCGCTCCCCATCGATCGCAACGACCCGGCGCTGGCCACCGCCCGCCATCGCACCTTCGAGTTCGACAAGGGCGGCACCGACGCAGCCCCGTGGACCATCCGGGTCGATGAGGACATCCGCTCCACCGCCGACCCCAGGAGGATTTCGGCGGCGCCTCAGCTGTCTACCGGCCCCACAGCGGCAGGCTTCGAGGGTGTAGGGACGTTGGAAATCTGGAGCCTTGTGGGCGGCAACGGCGGCTGGAGCCACCCGATCCACATTCACTTCGAGGAAGGGGTTATCCTCTCGCGGGATGGACAGGCGCCCCCAGAATGGGAACGCTGGGCGCGCAAGGACCTCTATCGCATCGGCCGCGAGGATGACAGTTCCGATGAGGTCGTGGTCGCTATCCGCTTCCGCGAGTTCGCCGGATCCTACATGGAGCACTGCCACAACACCCAGCACGAGGACCACGCCATGCTGCTGCGCTGGGACATCGAGCACCCGGGCCAGGTCCAACTGATGCCGACACCGCTTCCCACCTGGGACGGAGTGGAATACGTCGACTCGGCCGCCCTGCCGACCTTCCGGACCGGCGACGGGGTTGGACCACCGTTGTGA